The Triticum aestivum cultivar Chinese Spring chromosome 5A, IWGSC CS RefSeq v2.1, whole genome shotgun sequence genomic sequence tgacttttctgtctatggatcttcttttaatgattgcttgaggaatcttgatcgagttttgcagagatgtgaagaaactaatcttgtcttgaattgagaaaagtgccactttatggtcaatgaaggtattgtcttggggcataaagtttctgaaagaggtattgaagttgataaagcaaaggttgatgctattgaaaagatgccatgtcccaaggacattaaaggtataagaagtttccttggtcacgctggattttataggaggttcattaaggacttctcaaaaatttctcggcctctgactaatttattataaaaagatataccatttgtctttgatgatgattgtgtagaagcatttgaaatacttaagaaagcattagtctctgcacctattgtttagccacctgattggaatttaccctttgaaattatgtgtgatgctagcgattatgctgtaggtgctgttccagggcaaagagttgataagaaattaaatgttatccattatgctagtaagactctagacaatgctcaaacaaattatgctactactgaaaaagaacttttagcagttgtatttgcttgtgataagttcagaccttatattgttgataagttcagaccttatataccggaacaaagcattaacacatagtgaatacatgaactcctcaaactacgatcatcaccggtaagtatcccgattattgtcacttcagggttaacggatcataacacataataggtgactataaacttgcaagataggataaagaactctcatatattgatgaaaacataataggttcagatctgaaatcatggcactcgggccctagcgataagcattaagcatagcaaagtaataacaatatcaatctcagaacatagtggatactaggcatcaaaccctaacaaaactaactcgattacatgataaatctcatccaacccattaccgtccagcaagtctacgatggaattactcacgcacggcggtgagcatcatgaaattggtgatggaggatggttgatgatgacgatggcgacggattcccctttcCGAAGCCCCggacagactccagatcagccctcccgagaggttttagggcttggcggcggctccgtatcgtaaaacgtgattaatccttctctctgatttttttctcccggaaAGCAAATATataaagttggagttgaggtcggaggagcttcagggggcccacgcggtagggtgtgggccccctggtcttcatcttttgcaaggattttttattattttcaaaaagACGTTCCATgaagtttcgggtcattccgaacttttgtttctgcacataaataacaccatggcaattctgctgaaaatagcgtcaatccgggttagttccattcaaatcatgcaagttagagtccaaaacaagggaaaaagtgtttggaaagtagatacgacggagacgtatcaataacctaTGATCAAGTGAATTCACTTGACTTCTGAGTCAATATACTCTTACATATGTGACTTAGtcaccgacccctctagatgaagttctctagtgtccTCCTCATTTGCACTTCTTTACCCTTTCTTTTGCTAGAGTGTTCCCTTCTTTTAACCAAAAAAAACTTCATTTAGATTTCTttcttttgtcttttctttttcctttcattagtttctgatcaattcattTCAAATCTTATTTGAATTCCCTGGGAATCTTTGTGAGATCTCTATTGCAAGTGAGCTGAGTTGACATTTTTTTTCTCTGTGTTGGACTCGGCCTCTCCGATCTAAAGCCCATCGGCCACACTTAAGTGCAAATAAAACCCTGCACACAGTTCATCGgtgccactgataacccacaagtataggggatcgcaacaattttcgagggtaaagtatttaacccaaatttatagattcgacacaaggggagccaaagaatagttataagtattagcagttgggtccattgataacccacaacccacaagtataggggatcgcaacatgtTGGGCTGAAGCATGATTGAAGCAGCATGCCGGGTCCAACGGTGTAGATCTCGCTTGCCCGAGCGCTTGTGGCAACGAGGAACTGAAGACCGTTGTAATGCACAGTACAAGACGAGCAGTTGATGGAGCATAACGCTAGAGTCGTCGGCGCAGAAGTGCGTGACGCAATGCACGGGCATGGATCTGACGTCCATCGGGGCTTCCGCGAGCCACCTAGTATCATTGACGATGAAGCCGATCGAGCCGAGAGAACCTAGCTACCGGGGACCAACTCCATGCTAGAAGTTGAAGAAGACGAAAACTCCACTTGCACCATCTATTGCAAGATGTGCAGTCCCAAGGTGGGCATCAACAGTTATGGGAAATCCGGACAATACGAGAGAGGGGTAGGAATGTAGTTGGGTCACGCTAGGCACAAGCATGCCTCAGAGAAGTTTTTGCAGGTTCGGGCCCCTTCCGacggaggtaaaaccatacgtcttGTGCTTCGGGTGCTTGTTCTTTGTGTATGGATGTGGGGTTACAACGTGTGTGAACCTTTGTTTAAGTGCAGGAGAATGGGTTTATAAAGAGTGCATCCGGCCCCCATTTTATACACTGCAGGGGATTAATTACGGAGTATATCCGCGTCTTGTCCACTACGAGAACTAACCGACACCTTGATTATACGACGTATGTCCAAGTCATAATTGCGTCGCTTCGGTTATCGCTTCCTGCTGTTCCACTTCCCTTTATCACCCGAATAGGTAATAACCCCGTCATTGACCGCGACCGAATGCCGGCTTGCTTCTCGCTAGGCACTTGGTGGCATACCCCCCTTCTttttatggttgtgttttttggACGTGTTTGTGCTGATGCCCCGACGTACTTATTTCATATCCGTTGCGACGTTTGAAGCTGCTGTATGGACGTGACGGTTGCTCCATTCATAAAGCGGGATGAAAGTGCCAAAGCCTAGCTGAGAGTATTTGCGAGGAACGTGTCGAATCGAAATAGCACATTCCTGCGCAGAAGACGTACGCACAGGCGTTCGGTGGAATACGTCTCTGCCAAAATGAGTCGCGTCCAATGACAGGTGGGCACAGGAAGCACCCACGCCCCTAGACTTTCCAGAAAGCACAGACCAAACGGCACCGCCTGTGGGCAGAGAAAGCACGCGCAGCCCCAAGCACACTCGCTGACACCCCGGGCCCACCCCCCTCTCACCGCGCGGGTGAAGGCAACGGAGGCACCCCGCGGCCGCGCGGCCAATGGGAGGCGGGCGTCCGGATCGCTGACGTGGCCGGAAAATTTCGGGCCGTCCCGCGCAAGCTCCCGCCCCCGCCCCCTCCCGCCTTTAAatcccgccgccctcctcctccccACATCCCATCTCCCACCCGGCGAGCCCACCCACCAAGCACACGCACCGCCCGCCTCCACCACCCCACCCCTCTCTCCGATCTCAAGGTACCCTGCGGTTCCCCGCCAGTTCGTCAGAGGTTCCAGATCCGTTGGTTCCCCGTGATTTGGGCTCTCTGCCGGTTCTGATCGTTTGCGTCGGTGGTGGTGGTTGCTGCAGGTTGGCGGCCGGCGGCAGGATGAAGGCCAAGGCGGGCTCCCGCGCCGGCGACTCCAGGTCAGTGCCCCGACCCGACCACTCGCTCCTCCTCTCCCCGTCTCGTTTCGTTTCCCGTGCTGGTTCTGCTCTGgttctcctgctgctgctgctgtttcgcGTCGGCTTCTGATTTCTGATTCGGCTTGTTGCTGTTGTGGCGGCGCAGGCTCGCGGTGAAGAAGAGCAAGGCCGAGAAGGACCCCAACAAGCCCAAGCGGCCCCCGAGCGCCTTCTTCGTCTTCATGTGAGTCCCCCCGAAGTTCGATTCGTGCTTGCCTGCGCTCCGATTTGCGCTGTTTCTATGGTGTGGCGTGGCGTCGCGTGCTGACCGAGGCTCGTTTTGGTTTCGCCTTCGCAGGGACACCTTCAGGAAGGAGTACAAGGAGAAGCACCCCGACGTCAAGCAGGTCTCCGTGGTAAGCGTCTCGCTCCCGTTCCCTTCGCCCCCGCCTCTGTCTAGTGTTCGTTTGAACTGCTGCTGCGAGATGGGTTTCATTGTGAATCAATTCGGTGTCCTGATTTGGTTTGGGTTGGTCGAATCGCAGATTGGCAAGGCCGGTGGTGAGAAGTGGAAGTCTCTGAGTGATGCTGTAAGTggcccgcctcccctcccctcccctcccctctctgTTACCGCTCAATTCAGTGTTGGTCTCGCCTGTCTGGTCTCGGTACTTGCTCGGCGATGCCGCCATGAAAATTTGGTCGCCCGTATGCTGGTTTACTTGTTTACGCGTCTCTGCATTTTGTCGTCCCGATAATGCTTGACCCAGTTGTTTAGTCAGATTTCCAATTCAGTCGCTATGCAATTTGTTGATCTACTGCCTGCGCTCAGTTTGCTCGTTCAAATTCACGAATCGCTCTGTTGAAATGTAGAAATTGTTCGTCCCGTGTCAATCAATTCAAACTGCTGCTGCCTGTGCCTGCTCGTTCAATTCAGTCTATGCAATTGTTGATCTACTGCCTATGCTCAATTTGGCTGTTCAAATTTATGATTCGCCGTGTTCAAATGTGCAGCCTCGATAGAATTTCTACTTCCTGTGTTCGTAAATTCAAACTGGTGCCCATGCCCGTTCCTGCATTGTTCATATATGCCCTGCCATTTCGCACAATATGTTCAACTATTCCTTTTCTGTTTATGGTTAAGTCTGTCCTGAGACCTATTGCCTTGCACTGCACTAACAATTGTCTGCTGTTTGAACGAATTGCAGGAGAAGGCTCCCTATGCTGCCAAGGCCGAGAAGCTCAAGGCCGAGTACGCCAAGAAGATCGACGCCTACAACAACCCGCAGGTAATCCCCAGCCCCACATC encodes the following:
- the LOC123104735 gene encoding HMG1/2-like protein, producing MKAKAGSRAGDSRLAVKKSKAEKDPNKPKRPPSAFFVFMDTFRKEYKEKHPDVKQVSVIGKAGGEKWKSLSDAEKAPYAAKAEKLKAEYAKKIDAYNNPQAGEASGDSDKSKSEVNDEDDGSEGDE